The Rhodothermales bacterium nucleotide sequence GGGATCACCGTGCCCGGCTGCCAGGGCCAGGAGATCGTGCGTGTCAGCCGCCAGAACAACTCGGGCACGTTTGCATACTTCCGCAGCGCTGTTCTTGGCTCGAATCGAGACTTCAAGCTCGGGTCACGTGATCTGCACGGCTCAAAGGACGTCGTCGATCTGGTGCAGAATACGGCCTGTTCGATCGGATACTCCGGGTTGGCTTATGCAACGGAGAAGGTCAAGATGCCCTGCATCGAGACTGCGGACGGCGCGAGTTGCGTTGCACCGTCCGTAGAGACTGCCGTTGATCAATCGTATCCGATCGCGAGACCGCTTTTCATGTATACGCTCGGTGAGCCGGCCGGTGCGGTCAAGGAGTACCTCGACTGGATTCTGAGCGACAAAGGGCAGTGTATCATAAGAGAGAAGGGATATGCGCCGGCCAAAGCCGTCGACTGTGGAATGACCTCGTAATCTGAAAGAAATACTCCGGCGCACAGCCGGACTTGTCCGCCGGAGCTTAGTACCTTGACATGTCATGTCACCAAGGTATTGGAACGGAACGATGACTCATTTTCAAGAGCGCCTGGAGAAGGATATCGAGCATATCCGCAACGGCGTCATCGCGATTGCAAAGGGAGCGGAGCGTGGGCTCGAAAACGCCGTCACGGCACTTCTGACGCTTGATACTGATCTGGCGTATCGAACGATTATCGAGGACAATCCGATCAATCGTCAGGCCGAGGAGGTCGACCGGTTGTGCCACTATTTCGTGGCCCGCCATCTTCCGAGTGCCGGACATCTGCGATTCATCTCATCGGTGCTTCGCATGAACGTGGAACTGGAGCGCATCGGCGACTATGCGGCCAACATTGCGCGTGAGGCGGCCACGATACAGCATCCCATCGAAGACCCTATTCGCGGCGAGATTGAGCGCATGGCGAAGGACTCGCTGCGGATGTACCGCTATGCGATTGCTGCCTTCGCTGAAGGCAACGAGGAGGCAGCGCGCTCGACGATGAAGTCGGCGAAAGCCGTAGTCGTCGAGTTCGAGGCCATCTACGAGGACCTGGTCCGGTCGGGAGGTTCGGGCGGCTCGCCGGTCAAGGACCTGCTGAGCAAACTCATCGTGATCTACATGCTGGAGCGGGTCAGTGCGCAGTCGAAAAACCTCTGTGAAGAGGTCGTATTCGCGTTGACCGGCGACCGGAAGAAGCGTCGGCCGGTCAAAGTGCTTTTCCTTGAGAGCGGTGTCAATTTGGCCGCGCAGATAGCCGTTGCAATCGGAAACAAGGCATTTCCGGAATCAGGTATTTATTACACCGCGGGTCTTGCGAACAAGCCGATCGACGACGCACTGGTTTCATTTATGGAGGAAGCCGGTCACGGCATCGAGAAGCAGCCGGAAACGCGTCTCGATCTGAACGGCATCAACTGGAGAGACTACGATGTTCTTGTGTGTCTCGACGAACCCGTATCGACATTTGTGAACGAAGTACCTGTGGGCACCGTCGCCTTCGAGTGGCCCATCGTTGATGCTTCGGCGCAGGGTGATGCGCATCC carries:
- a CDS encoding phosphate-binding protein translates to GITVPGCQGQEIVRVSRQNNSGTFAYFRSAVLGSNRDFKLGSRDLHGSKDVVDLVQNTACSIGYSGLAYATEKVKMPCIETADGASCVAPSVETAVDQSYPIARPLFMYTLGEPAGAVKEYLDWILSDKGQCIIREKGYAPAKAVDCGMTS